One window from the genome of Prinia subflava isolate CZ2003 ecotype Zambia chromosome 2, Cam_Psub_1.2, whole genome shotgun sequence encodes:
- the LOC134564028 gene encoding protein aveugle-like translates to MDLPAQDGAEAPLEGSPEAEGPEGPAGRWSGAQVGSWLAAHGGAAELAREHALTGRALLRLTEGSLRRMGVTPRSRRRELLRELLRLRLQQEMQELRSIAGE, encoded by the exons ATGGACCTCCCGGCGCAGGATGGAGCTGAGGCACCCCTGGAGGGGAGCCCCGAGGCTGAG GGGCCCGAGGGGCCGGCGGGGCGCTGGTCGGGGGCCCAGGTGGGCTCCTGGCTGGCTGCGCACGGCGGGGCCGCAGAGCTGGCTCGGGAACACGCCCTGACGGGCCGAGCGCTGCTGCGCCTCACCGAGGGGTCCCTGCGGCGCATGGGGGTCACCCCGCGGAGCCGGCGCCGGGAGCTGCTGCGGGAGCTGCTGCGGCTGcggctgcagcaggagatgcaggaGCTGCGGAGCATCGCCGGGG aGTGA